In Coleofasciculus sp. FACHB-T130, the following proteins share a genomic window:
- a CDS encoding valine--tRNA ligase, producing the protein MTATIPALTSQYDPTTTETKWQKFWEENQVFKADPNHPGVPYCIVIPPPNVTGSLHMGHAFESSLIDTLVRYHRMKGRNTLWVPGTDHASIAVNAVLEKQLKAEGKTRHEVGREKFLERAWQWKTESEGTIVNQLRRLGVSVDWTRERFTMDEGLSKAVLEAFIQMYEEGLIYRGNYLVNWCPASQSAVSDLEVDNQEVNGHLWHFRYPLTDGNGYVEVATTRPETMLGDTAVAVNPNDDRYKHLIGKTLTLPIMGREIPIIGDELVDPAFGTGCVKVTPAHDPNDFEMGQRHSLPFINIMNKDGSLNENAGEFQGQDRFVARKNVVQRLEADGVLVKVEEYKHKVPYSDRGKVPVEPLLSTQWFVKIRPLADRALGFLDDRNSPEFVPERWTKVYRDWLVKLKDWCISRQLWWGHQIPAWYAVSETGDAITDETPFVVARTEAEAREKAISEFGENVKLEQDPDVLDTWFSSGLWPFSTLGWPEQTSDFTTYYPTTTLVTGFDIIFFWVARMTMMAGHFTGQMPFQDVYIHGLVLDENGKKMSKSANNGIDPLLLIDKYGTDALRYTLIKEVAGAGQDIRMEYNRKTDESASVEASRNFTNKLWNAARFVMMNLDGKTPQQLGNPTPILPVDGEGETKTNGGDLELCDRWILSRYHQVVQQTGDYINNYGLGEAAKGLYEFFWGDFCDWYIELVKPRLRPDAPASSRLVAQQTLAYVLEGILKLLHPFMPHITEEIWHTLTQANEGKSLALQSYPKSDPALINPDLEQQFELLIGTIRTIRNLRAEADIKPGVKVSAILQTESDRERHILLAGQSYIQDLAKVEELTIPGTAETQQPPSSAETPNQAVSANEKGNFKISPIFLPFLLLLPLLFLVGTGVIAVATVAKQILGTRVSEAKQVGATNPPSTVSPPEPASTAQADTPQAIAGVVGTVQVSIPLAGVVDVDALRAKLEKNLNKVEAEAKALSGRLSNAKFVDKAPADVVKGARDALAEAETQAEMLRERLAQL; encoded by the coding sequence ACCGGATGAAAGGACGCAACACGCTGTGGGTACCGGGAACCGACCACGCCAGTATCGCGGTGAACGCCGTACTGGAAAAACAACTGAAAGCAGAAGGAAAAACTCGCCATGAGGTGGGACGCGAGAAGTTTTTAGAACGGGCTTGGCAGTGGAAAACCGAATCTGAGGGAACCATTGTGAATCAGCTGCGGCGTTTGGGCGTCTCGGTAGATTGGACGCGGGAACGCTTCACGATGGATGAAGGCTTATCCAAAGCAGTGTTGGAAGCTTTTATCCAAATGTATGAGGAAGGACTGATTTATCGCGGCAATTACCTGGTGAACTGGTGTCCCGCGAGTCAATCTGCCGTGTCTGACTTGGAGGTGGATAATCAAGAAGTCAACGGGCATCTGTGGCACTTCCGCTATCCCCTCACCGATGGCAACGGCTATGTTGAAGTAGCGACGACTCGCCCCGAAACCATGCTGGGCGATACAGCGGTGGCGGTGAATCCCAACGATGACCGCTATAAGCATTTGATTGGGAAGACGCTGACGCTGCCCATTATGGGGAGGGAAATTCCGATTATTGGCGATGAATTAGTCGATCCGGCTTTCGGGACGGGTTGCGTGAAGGTGACACCCGCTCATGACCCCAATGACTTTGAGATGGGTCAGCGTCACTCTTTGCCGTTTATCAACATTATGAATAAGGACGGCTCTTTAAACGAAAACGCTGGAGAATTTCAGGGGCAAGACCGCTTTGTTGCTCGGAAGAATGTGGTGCAGCGACTGGAAGCAGACGGCGTTCTGGTGAAAGTGGAGGAGTATAAGCATAAGGTTCCTTATAGCGATCGCGGGAAAGTCCCCGTTGAACCCCTCCTCTCTACTCAGTGGTTTGTTAAAATTCGCCCTCTCGCTGACCGGGCGCTAGGGTTTCTAGACGATCGGAATTCACCGGAGTTTGTGCCAGAACGATGGACGAAGGTTTATCGCGACTGGCTAGTGAAATTAAAAGATTGGTGCATTTCTCGCCAACTGTGGTGGGGACATCAAATCCCGGCTTGGTATGCAGTGAGTGAAACAGGCGACGCAATTACTGACGAAACGCCGTTTGTTGTCGCACGTACCGAGGCAGAGGCACGAGAAAAAGCAATCTCAGAATTTGGGGAAAATGTCAAGCTGGAACAAGATCCAGATGTTCTCGATACCTGGTTCTCTTCTGGTCTGTGGCCTTTTTCTACTTTGGGTTGGCCCGAACAGACGTCGGATTTCACAACCTACTACCCCACCACAACCCTCGTGACAGGCTTTGACATCATCTTCTTCTGGGTTGCCAGAATGACGATGATGGCGGGACATTTTACGGGACAGATGCCTTTCCAGGACGTTTACATCCACGGCTTAGTGCTGGATGAGAATGGCAAGAAAATGTCTAAATCTGCCAACAATGGCATCGATCCGCTGTTGCTGATTGACAAATACGGCACCGATGCCCTGCGCTACACCTTAATTAAAGAAGTGGCTGGGGCGGGTCAAGATATCCGGATGGAGTACAACCGCAAGACCGATGAATCGGCTTCGGTTGAAGCTAGCCGCAATTTCACGAACAAATTGTGGAATGCTGCCCGGTTTGTGATGATGAATCTGGATGGCAAGACGCCGCAACAATTGGGGAACCCCACCCCAATCCTCCCCGTTGATGGGGAGGGCGAAACAAAAACTAACGGCGGGGATCTCGAACTCTGCGATCGCTGGATTCTCTCCCGCTACCATCAAGTAGTGCAGCAAACCGGCGACTACATCAACAACTATGGTCTTGGTGAAGCCGCTAAGGGACTGTATGAATTCTTTTGGGGCGATTTCTGCGACTGGTACATTGAACTGGTCAAACCTCGCCTGCGCCCAGACGCCCCCGCTTCCTCGCGGTTGGTTGCTCAGCAAACTCTCGCTTATGTGCTGGAAGGAATTCTAAAATTACTCCATCCTTTCATGCCGCACATTACCGAGGAAATTTGGCATACGCTGACTCAAGCGAATGAAGGCAAAAGCTTAGCGTTGCAATCTTATCCCAAATCCGATCCAGCACTCATTAACCCGGATTTAGAGCAACAATTTGAGCTGCTGATTGGCACAATTCGGACGATTCGCAACTTACGGGCAGAAGCAGATATTAAGCCTGGGGTGAAGGTGTCAGCAATCTTGCAAACTGAAAGCGATCGCGAACGGCATATCCTCTTGGCTGGGCAGTCTTATATTCAAGACTTGGCGAAGGTGGAAGAATTAACCATCCCAGGGACAGCCGAAACACAACAGCCGCCTTCATCTGCCGAAACACCCAATCAGGCGGTATCTGCCAACGAAAAAGGCAACTTTAAAATTAGCCCAATTTTCTTACCATTTTTACTGTTGCTGCCCTTGCTCTTTTTAGTGGGCACTGGTGTAATTGCGGTGGCAACAGTGGCAAAACAAATTCTCGGAACCCGTGTCTCAGAAGCCAAACAAGTTGGTGCGACGAATCCTCCATCCACCGTTTCTCCCCCAGAACCGGCGAGTACCGCACAAGCGGATACGCCACAAGCGATCGCTGGTGTCGTGGGTACGGTGCAAGTTTCGATTCCCCTCGCTGGTGTCGTCGATGTGGATGCTCTGCGTGCCAAGTTAGAGAAAAATTTGAACAAAGTTGAAGCAGAAGCAAAAGCCCTTTCGGGACGTTTGAGCAATGCCAAATTTGTTGATAAAGCACCCGCTGATGTCGTCAAGGGAGCGCGGGATGCCCTTGCCGAAGCCGAGACACAGGCAGAAATGCTGCGCGAACGACTCGCGCAACTGTAG